Within the Streptomyces sp. YIM 121038 genome, the region CACCGGCCCCGCCTCGCTCTACGTCTACGTCGCCCACCGCGACGACCTCATGGCCGCCATGCTCGACGAAGCCCTCGGACAGGTCCGCCCGCCCGGGGAAGGCACCTGGCGGGAACAGCTGCGGGCGCTGATCGCCGCGGCCGTCGAGGCGATGAGCCGCCACGAGGGCCTGGCCGCCGTCGCCCTGGGCGCCATCCCCACCGGCGACAACGTCCTGCTGGTCCTCGACCGCATGCTCGCCCTCCTGAAGGACGGCGGCCTCGACGACAACGCCGCCGCCTGGGCCGTCGACCTTCTCTGGCTCCACACCGCCGCGGCCGCCACCGAGGAGAGCGCGTACCGGACCAAGGGCTCCGACGAGGAGTCCACCATCGCCGCGGCCGACCGCCGCTACGCCGCCCTGCCCGCCGACCGGTACCCGATGATCACCTCGCTGCGGCAGGCCCTGTTCTCTCCCGGCGACCGCGA harbors:
- a CDS encoding TetR/AcrR family transcriptional regulator C-terminal domain-containing protein: MSTQPVSRRARPAKAPLSRDVIVRTGLRILDRDGLDALTMRRVAKELDTGPASLYVYVAHRDDLMAAMLDEALGQVRPPGEGTWREQLRALIAAAVEAMSRHEGLAAVALGAIPTGDNVLLVLDRMLALLKDGGLDDNAAAWAVDLLWLHTAAAATEESAYRTKGSDEESTIAAADRRYAALPADRYPMITSLRQALFSPGDRDTWALEVLINGILHTPTP